The Camelus ferus isolate YT-003-E chromosome 4, BCGSAC_Cfer_1.0, whole genome shotgun sequence genome has a segment encoding these proteins:
- the C4H9orf152 gene encoding uncharacterized protein C9orf152 homolog isoform X1 has product MKGLPCPCPALPHFWQPGSRFMAESSRTQAPGKGPLLSVQLLRAQYEGLRRQQRAQSHLVVLPKDLFQEEVMSQGSESKRWSSPSPASSNREGQVKRGGNMPALAESMINAVWINKERRPSLSLEEVGPEAEGMLEEADQVSLRAPESPWHTQLEVHCLAQTFHQETSHQVKHKDKFTGSEQSLPQEGDPGLLEENEVTPQETMIPEAAQHGGQVGDPQTKAVGSSLNTGAQCPPSIKNPHRSGKPAHYPFPQRKTPRISQAARNLGLYGPA; this is encoded by the exons ATGAAGGGGTTGCCCTGCccgtgccctgccctgccccacttcTGGCAGCCGGGGTCTCGCTTCATGGCCGAGAGCTCCAGGACTCAGGCCCCAGGGAAGGGGCCCCTGCTCAGCGTCCAGCTCCTGAGAGCCCAGTATGAAGGCTTGAGACGGCAGCAGAGGGCCCAGTCCCACCTGGTGGTGCTCCCGAAAG ATTTATTCCAGGAAGAAGTCATGAGCCAGGGCTCAGAAAGCAAGCGATGGTCAAGTCCCAGCCCTGCATCCTCTAACAGAGAGGGACAAGTCAAGAGAG GAGGGAACATGCCCGCGCTTGCGGAGTCCATGATCAATGCTGTTTGGATTAACAAGGAGAGAAGGCCTTCGCTGTCCCTCGAAGAGGTGGGTCCTGAGGCAGAGGGGATGCTGGAGGAGGCTGACCAAGTCTCTCTTCGGGCCCCCGAGTCTCCATGGCACACACAATTAGAGGTGCACTGCTTGGCCCAAACCTTCCACCAGGAAACCAGCCATCAGGTAAAACACAAGGACAAGTTCACAGGATCTGAGCAAAGCCTCCCTCAGGAAGGAGACCCAGGTTTGCTGGAAGAAAATGAGGTGACTCCGCAAGAGACCATGATCCCTGAGGCAGCCCAGCATGGAGGTCAAGTGGGAGACCCCCAAACAAAGGCAGTGGGATCCAGCCTAAACACCGGCGCTCAGTGCCCTCCTTCCATAAAGAACCCACACAGGTCTGGAAAACCAGCTCACTATCCGTTTCCCCAGAGGAAAACCCCCAGGATCTCCCAAGCCGCCCGGAACCTGGGCTTATATGGCCCAGCCTAA
- the C4H9orf152 gene encoding uncharacterized protein C9orf152 homolog isoform X2 has translation MKGLPCPCPALPHFWQPGSRFMAESSRTQAPGKGPLLSVQLLRAQYEGLRRQQRAQSHLVVLPKGGNMPALAESMINAVWINKERRPSLSLEEVGPEAEGMLEEADQVSLRAPESPWHTQLEVHCLAQTFHQETSHQVKHKDKFTGSEQSLPQEGDPGLLEENEVTPQETMIPEAAQHGGQVGDPQTKAVGSSLNTGAQCPPSIKNPHRSGKPAHYPFPQRKTPRISQAARNLGLYGPA, from the exons ATGAAGGGGTTGCCCTGCccgtgccctgccctgccccacttcTGGCAGCCGGGGTCTCGCTTCATGGCCGAGAGCTCCAGGACTCAGGCCCCAGGGAAGGGGCCCCTGCTCAGCGTCCAGCTCCTGAGAGCCCAGTATGAAGGCTTGAGACGGCAGCAGAGGGCCCAGTCCCACCTGGTGGTGCTCCCGAAAG GAGGGAACATGCCCGCGCTTGCGGAGTCCATGATCAATGCTGTTTGGATTAACAAGGAGAGAAGGCCTTCGCTGTCCCTCGAAGAGGTGGGTCCTGAGGCAGAGGGGATGCTGGAGGAGGCTGACCAAGTCTCTCTTCGGGCCCCCGAGTCTCCATGGCACACACAATTAGAGGTGCACTGCTTGGCCCAAACCTTCCACCAGGAAACCAGCCATCAGGTAAAACACAAGGACAAGTTCACAGGATCTGAGCAAAGCCTCCCTCAGGAAGGAGACCCAGGTTTGCTGGAAGAAAATGAGGTGACTCCGCAAGAGACCATGATCCCTGAGGCAGCCCAGCATGGAGGTCAAGTGGGAGACCCCCAAACAAAGGCAGTGGGATCCAGCCTAAACACCGGCGCTCAGTGCCCTCCTTCCATAAAGAACCCACACAGGTCTGGAAAACCAGCTCACTATCCGTTTCCCCAGAGGAAAACCCCCAGGATCTCCCAAGCCGCCCGGAACCTGGGCTTATATGGCCCAGCCTAA